The Buchnera aphidicola (Brevicoryne brassicae) DNA window TGAGGGGTTAAAGCATGCCATAGATTTTTTCTATCTACAGTACTTAGAATTTTTTTTCTTTTTTTATCGCTATATTTAATAGTATCAGAAACAGGTCGTACTAAAATAGCTCCTATAGGATTTTTTTTAATAATAGATATTAGCCTATCTAAATCTTGATAACTTAAACAAGGACGAACTGCATCATGTACTATTACCCAATTTGCATTTGTCTCAACATTTAATCCTGATAAGACTGAATTTATTCTATCTTTTCCACCTATTACAGAAATAATACGAAAATTAGATGATATAGGTAATTTATGAAAATAATTATCTTTTTTATGTAAACTTACAATAATGCGAACTATATTAGGATGTAACAACAATGTTTTTAAAGTATGTTCAAGAACAGTGCAGTGTTTAATTTTTATATATTGTTTTGGTAGATC harbors:
- the ispD gene encoding 2-C-methyl-D-erythritol 4-phosphate cytidylyltransferase — protein: MLVNLLKLKIIAIVPAAGTGSRMQLDLPKQYIKIKHCTVLEHTLKTLLLHPNIVRIIVSLHKKDNYFHKLPISSNFRIISVIGGKDRINSVLSGLNVETNANWVIVHDAVRPCLSYQDLDRLISIIKKNPIGAILVRPVSDTIKYSDKKRKKILSTVDRKNLWHALTPQLFQINILKDCLNKIIKDKISITDEASALEYYGYSPLLIIGNCRNIKITWPDDLILAEFYLKNYDNNLIKKEIYS